The region AGTTGAGTCACAGTCTTGCAGATTATGAAATCTACTAAATTCTGAGTGAAATTAGTGACATTACAattaggtaggggtggaggttaggtaggttttaggtttagggtaaaagtccggcacaatatcgtgggccgaagggtctgtactgtgctgtacaattctatgttctatgccttaGTATGCAGTACTATAGTGCACATGGAGAGCACTTGCAAAATGTGCAATTGTAGTTGCAAAAAATTGaagagaaataaattttaaaaacttgttcCTTCAGAAAATTTACTAATCTTTTTATTTCTCTTGACGTTGTGATATCCTTAGGTGCTACAGGTGGCTTCTGTGAATGAACAAGGTGAACGGGCGTTTGTCGAACAACAACGGGAAGAAGGTTGGTATGACATATCTTTGGTTATCTATTCCATAGAATTGTCTACAATTAGAAGAAACCATTAAATTTTTATAAGGTGAAGGATTTAATAAGGTACTTTATCTTGTTTATAAATAGAAAAGGACATGACAATTGGCAACACATCCCATCTGCTAATGTATTTTTCTAATGCAACTTATTTAATGAAATGTAGCTAAAAGTTTTTACCTTCCTAATTTTGAATTGGCATATAGAAATcctctgaattttttttgcttagttttacattttttttcacccaggttcaaattcagTGCTTTCGGCACCAGAGCCTGAGCTCCTTGCAATAAAGGATAATGAGGAACGAAGTCCTGTGGAAGTGCAGCAGAAATCCCCTATAGAACTAATAAGTAATGAGGATTCAGTTGAGAAACTATTTTCAGCCCGCTCTACCCTCCAAAGGTGAGGATTGTTATACTGGAAAAAGATCATGATGATGATTCTCTTTATTATCACAGAATAATAGTTTCACTTGCCTGAAAATTGGGGAAAGATCTTGGTTAAAATGACCTTCTGCAGCTTTAGTTTCATATTGAGGAATGATTTCTGGTATGAATAAAtgatgttttatttaaaaagcaaAGTAAAATTCTGAATATCTAGGATCCTGTGGGGTCAATCAGCATCTTAAAGGGCAATAGTACTAACCTTTTCGGCTTGCTGTTTCATTTCATCCTGACTGAAATGTTAAATCATAACACTCATTCAGATATTGGTAAGATGAGTAGCATAGAGTTAATGGCACAAGATTAataatccaaaggcccaaactAATGCTTTGTATACAAGGGGtcaaatctcaccacagtaggtggaggaattgaaattcaattaataattctggaattgaaagttgggCCAGATACTGTATACCTGCAGGCTGTGTTTTCAGTGACAACATATAAATTAGATCAGATGGCTAGTTCACCACTTGCCTGTCTATCCCAAGCTTGCATGTCAAACAGAAGGTTGGTGAATGCTGAAATTATCAGCATATGTCGCTTAAAATGACATAATAAAACAACACAAGCAGGCATGAGTCAACAACCCTTTTCACTTTTAAATTATTAAAACAGCAGGAAGGAAGTGTTTGACTGTTCTTGGCATTTGGCCTTTGTCATGATAACAGCCCTCCCCTTCCTTTCTATCCGCTTACACTTCAAAACCCATACTCCACCCCTTAAAGGGGTAGCAAATGCTACCCACCTAATAACCCTGACTAACCTCATTCTGGGATCCATCAGGCCTCATTTGTGAGGCTGCCTGCAGTCCTGATAACATTTGCTATTGAGCTCTGGCACTAACAGGTCTGATGGTAGGGAGGTGGGATTTCCCACTATTCGCTAATTTAACCCACTCATAGTGCAATGTGACTGAAGATCAGACTTTTTGGTGCATTAGCTCGCTGGCACCTTTCTAACGGGGAGAGATGAATAGTCTGCCCACTTCCCCTTCAGTTTTTCTGTCCTTAGTCTCAGTACTGGTGTCACAAAAATaccattgattgtcataaaaaccagTTGGGTTCACTAACATTCTTTTAGGGAAATAAAACTGTTGCCCTTGTTtcgtctggcctacgtgtgacactggacccacagtaatatggttcaAGGTTGACTGCCCTCTAAAATGCCTGAGCAACCCACTCAGTTCAAGAACAATTGGGGATGGGCCTAAATGCTGACCTCACCAGCAATAACcacgtcccatgaaagaataaagagaaaaaaactaAATCATGAACGCTTCTTGCAGATAGGTTCGTTGTCTATAAAAAATTTTTAATAATTGTTTGAAAAATTTCCAAGTAATGGTTTACAAATGCCATGACAATCATTACACAGAATCATCCTCATTTCTTAAGTGATCAACTGTCATTTTGATTTGAATTTACTCCTGGTGACTTGTAGATTTTTGATCACGAGTCACAAGATAGGGATCGTGAAGGTAAACCCTGACTgattcctttttaaatgtttcttcctgCCTAACTTCGAGGCAATTGATGTTAGTTGTTACATTCTAACTGATGTGCTTGCAGAGGTCGGTGTAGGCTGACTGTTGAACAGGGAATATTCCTAATATTTTTGAATAATTTCTCTCCTGTACAATACTTTACAAAATAAGCTGTTTTGGGATTAGATGTAGAATTTCTAAACACTTATTGTTCGTTTGTCCAAAGAATATCCGTATACTTTTTCAAAATTTTTcctttaaaaaattaaatattaGCATTTGATAATTGCAGTAAAGACTGATTTGTGATTtgtcaacagttttttttaatttttctctgAAGTGTTATAAgtggtgttggggaaattgatcTGGAGAAAGAGAATCAGAAACTGTCCCAACCTGAGCTCTGTCCGTGTCCAGAAAAAACGGATGGACCGTACCCAGACTGCCCTTACTTGCTTTTGGATGTACGAGATCGTGATGCCTATGATCACTGTCACATTATTGGAGGTAATAGATATAAATGAAAATTATGTTAATCACCGCTATAATACATGGGGATGCACTTTAAATAGTCATATATTTGATTTAGGTTATAGTGATTAGTATAGCTATTGACCAGTACAGCTTCCCATGATAAATTGATAGAATAGAGCAAAAACTCACCTTTGTCTGTTAGCTGTATTTACTGGATTATCCAACTGTTAAGGCAACTGCCTGAATTATTTTCGCTCCAAAGATCTCAATGGAACAGGTATTATAATTGGTAGGTGTTCTTCTCTGCCAGCTCACTGCTCATGCAACAAAGGTGAAAACATATTCTGGTATTTTTACAGCTTAGTCATGTCATTGAAATATGAACTCTCTTATATCAaagattattttctttatttgttttttttttgccttaatTCAGTATTTTGGtcagaatatagaatatagaacatagaacagtacagcacagaacaggcccttcagcccacaatgttgtgccgaccattgatcctcatgtatgcaccctcaaatttctgtgaccatatacatgtccagcagtctcttaaatgaccccaatgaccttgcttccacaactgctgctggcaacgcattccatgctctcacaactctctgcgtaaagaacctgcctctgacatcccctctatactttccaccaaccagcttaaaactatgacccctcgtgctagccatttctgccctgggaaatagtctctggctatcaactctatctatgcctctcattatcttgtatacctcaattaggtcccctctcctcctccttttctccaatgaaaagagaccgagctcagtcaacctctcttcataagataagccctccagtccaggcagcatcctggtaaacctcctctgaaccctctccaaagcatccacatctttcctataatagggtgcccagaactaaGTATTGTCCCTTCTTCCCAGttaaacagaaaataaacatGAGGTATGAGGCTGTACGTAATATACCTAAAATAAAACCTTTGTATGTCATCAGTGCTTAAGGATTCAGGGTATGATGGCACGTGTGCTTGTAGGTCTAATGGATAAAAATCCTGTGAGTGAACTGTCCTTTCTGCTCAAATTTCTAGTACATGCTGTTGAACCTTTGAATCAGAGACTAAATTGTAATGCCTATAAAACTTTACAATAGAATTGACCTTTAGTAtcaaacatatttatttcttacATTAAGTAGAAGATATTAAATACCAACAGTCATTTAGTACTCACTAACCTTTTCTAAAGTATTAGTATCACATGGATAACACACTTTGCAATTAAATTATTCCGTAATTTGAAGATATTTTGCCCCAGTACTCCTTAGGGCAGCAGTGTATTCTGGATGGAAGGAAATGTAAGAGAAGCTAGCCTGAGATGTTATCTCTCTTTTAAGCATTACTAAGATTCACTGCTTTTCTGAGTCTGAATTTGTACAGACTATTGGTGTCCTCTTCAGTGACATTGTATATTATACACAGTCAATATTGTTGAATGATTAGTTGCAGATAGTTTTTATGTAAATGACATCTCAGTCAGTTAAGCAAGTGTAACTGGGAGAAGGATTTTTACTTTGAATGTATTACACTGCAAAATATAACTGACATATACCAGGTATAGGATTTTTATTTATGAGGATCGACTCTTGTTGTAAAACTAGCACTGTTAACTTAAAACTTCTCAATCCATGCTCAACTAAAATTGTTTACCCTCGCCTTTCAGCCTACAGTTATCCTGTAGCAATGTTGTCCAGGACTATGAACCCTTATACAAAGGAGCTTCTAGAATACGTATCCTTTAAATCTTCAGATCTGTGCACAAAGTGACCTGCTTCTGAAATTAGGTTCCCAATCTCTTACCTATTTGGAGAGTCTAACGCAGGTGATTAGGTTGGATCATGAACATACTCTGCACttgttaaactcaatattgaatcctgaTGGCTATAAGGGCAGAAGATGGGGTGTTGTTCCCCCAATTTATGTTTCATCAGAATGGGCAGATTTGACGGTCACACAGAGTAACAGACAGTGTGATAAATCAATGCAGCACCACCTCCAGGAA is a window of Stegostoma tigrinum isolate sSteTig4 chromosome 25, sSteTig4.hap1, whole genome shotgun sequence DNA encoding:
- the cep41 gene encoding centrosomal protein of 41 kDa isoform X2; the encoded protein is MSVKNSIGNPEFLKKRVVPNPKYHYVRARIDTGHSLSKYMEKIEELRKNYRYKRDELFKRLKVTTFAQLVLQVASVNEQGERAFVEQQREEGSNSVLSAPEPELLAIKDNEERSPVEVQQKSPIELISNEDSVEKLFSARSTLQSVISGVGEIDLEKENQKLSQPELCPCPEKTDGPYPDCPYLLLDVRDRDAYDHCHIIGAYSYPVAMLSRTMNPYTKELLEYKNASGKIILLYDEDERIASQAATTLCERGFENLFMLSGGSFSHLSSSRARLKSSSSSVHAQTGSIQNKPWK